A single Nisaea sp. DNA region contains:
- a CDS encoding efflux RND transporter periplasmic adaptor subunit, translated as MPAMLINLPRVLLCAVLAATLTIGMSDLARGQGKASPVEVDKVREEALTQTAPFTAQFVAIQLGPVATRISERVADVTVRAGERVEKGAILARLSDNRLRAERQLRASELKKAEAQRERATANRAKAQQALARTEQLRGSNAFRKNALEDAQRDLEAAIASSTEAEAETERARADLNLAEIALADASIRAPYHGVVLARHVVAGGYVQAGDAIVTLMNDKDLEIEADVPAQRLSGLHPGAPVKAVLQNGQTLTVEVRAVIPEENPRTRSRAVRFSASLPEGASQIAENQSVTVHIPIGLVRQVISVHKDALLLDGRQPRVYVVIDGKVEMRPVTIGESLGNRFEVLDGLSVGETVVIKGNERLRPGEPVAVQAKG; from the coding sequence ATGCCAGCAATGTTGATAAACCTGCCTCGAGTCCTTCTCTGCGCGGTGCTCGCGGCCACGCTGACCATCGGCATGTCAGACCTTGCCCGCGGGCAAGGAAAGGCCAGCCCCGTAGAGGTCGACAAGGTCCGCGAAGAGGCCCTTACCCAGACAGCTCCATTTACGGCACAGTTCGTCGCCATCCAGCTCGGCCCCGTCGCGACCCGGATTTCTGAGCGGGTCGCCGACGTTACGGTCCGAGCGGGCGAGCGGGTCGAGAAAGGCGCCATACTGGCCCGGCTTTCCGACAACAGGCTGCGTGCGGAACGGCAGCTGCGGGCATCGGAGCTGAAGAAAGCGGAAGCCCAGCGCGAGCGAGCAACGGCGAACCGGGCCAAAGCGCAACAGGCACTGGCTCGGACAGAGCAATTGCGCGGCTCCAATGCTTTTCGCAAAAACGCCCTGGAAGACGCACAACGCGACCTGGAAGCCGCGATCGCCAGCTCCACGGAGGCCGAAGCGGAAACCGAACGGGCGCGGGCTGACTTGAACCTGGCTGAAATAGCCCTCGCCGACGCCTCGATCCGCGCGCCCTATCACGGCGTGGTTTTGGCACGGCACGTCGTCGCGGGCGGCTATGTCCAGGCAGGCGATGCCATCGTCACCCTGATGAATGACAAGGACCTGGAGATTGAGGCCGATGTCCCTGCACAGAGGCTCTCCGGCCTGCATCCCGGGGCTCCGGTTAAAGCCGTGCTGCAAAACGGGCAGACGCTGACTGTCGAGGTAAGAGCGGTCATTCCCGAGGAAAACCCGCGCACCCGCAGCAGGGCCGTCCGGTTCTCGGCGAGCTTGCCAGAAGGCGCCTCGCAAATTGCCGAAAACCAGAGCGTCACCGTTCACATCCCCATCGGCCTGGTGCGTCAGGTGATCAGCGTTCACAAGGATGCCCTGCTGCTGGATGGCCGTCAGCCCCGGGTCTATGTGGTGATCGACGGCAAGGTCGAAATGCGGCCGGTCACCATCGGCGAATCTCTCGGCAACCGGTTTGAAGTGTTGGACGGCCTGTCTGTTGGCGAGACCGTGGTGATCAAGGGCAACGAACGCCTGCGCCCCGGCGAGCCGGTGGCCGTCCAGGCCAAGGGCTGA
- a CDS encoding efflux RND transporter permease subunit: MDTLIRHSIQRPVAVLAIVMMVVMFGVVALQSIPIQLAPDVNRPVITITTNWGGAAPAEIEREVVNRQEDELRGIEALESMISSSEDGRGRITLEFSPGTDMDKSLLLVSNRLDRVGNYPDEVDEPTFQTAGSEDNAIAWAVILRKDGNDTPIHTYGDFAEDYVKARIERISGIGEARIYGGAEREMRVEIDPQLLAQYQLTIPDVLASLRSANASISAGAVDEGKRRYVVRTEGDFESMENVRGVVLRSIEDSISGRVARVTVSDVATVSMGHKDPVARIRQFGTPALAVPMYRETGANVIEVMAEVRRAIGELNDGYLAARDLKMIQVYDETTYIDSSIDLVRQNIWVGGILAALVLYLFLRSGNATLVISLAIPVSVIGSFVAMAALGRSINVISLAGIAFAVGMVVDAAIVVLENIFRLRQLGHEPNEASYRGAQQVWGAVLVSSLTTVMVFIPILVMELEVGQLFRDIAVAISVAVCLSLVVSATVVPALASRLLKNEIGDLSATRRIPVIDSFAHGFLTLVMKQTRAVVKNRILALTVIIGMTVGSIVATWAMLPELDYLPEGNRNLVIGFVKPPPGYNLDTMSEIATKLENATKPIWDFSETKKVMEDGTPTMSRFFFVAFRANVIVGAAAADPTRAKDLIPVLRRSLFTEPGTFGFFRQSSLFGRGVGGTSSIDLDISGGELEGLTEIAQKTFFRVGKAFPRDEGTQIRPLPSLSLGAPEVRVVPDRTLLADNGVTARDLGFTVDAYNDGIRVAEITVQGERIDLTLTGPENHILETQGIADLPVVTREGKIVPAGSLASVVVTTGPTEIRHVGRERTITLVVSPPSGMPLEAALNKMRDEVIRPMEEAGLPPGVSIRMSGTADKLAQTWNEMVLDLVMALVIVYLVMAVLFESFFYPLVIIFSVPLATAGGVVGLATLNLFIRQNLDMLTLLGFVILIGIVVNNAILLVHQTLHHIREDGMDSGAAIVEATRNRIRPIFMSTLTSVLGMLPLVVFPGAGSELYRGLGSVVIGGLSLSAVLTLAIIPPLLSLCLSLVEPGKQTPDESSKRQPDGSASQAAE, encoded by the coding sequence ATGGACACGCTGATCCGGCACTCGATCCAGCGACCCGTCGCAGTTCTGGCCATCGTCATGATGGTCGTGATGTTCGGTGTCGTTGCCCTGCAAAGCATCCCGATCCAGCTTGCTCCGGATGTGAACAGGCCGGTTATTACAATCACGACCAACTGGGGCGGAGCGGCCCCCGCCGAGATTGAACGCGAAGTCGTCAACCGTCAGGAAGACGAGCTGCGCGGTATCGAAGCGCTGGAATCGATGATTTCCAGCTCCGAGGACGGACGCGGCCGTATCACGCTGGAATTCTCCCCCGGCACCGATATGGACAAGTCGCTGCTGCTCGTCTCCAACCGACTGGACCGGGTCGGCAATTATCCGGATGAAGTGGACGAGCCGACCTTCCAGACGGCTGGCTCTGAAGACAACGCCATCGCTTGGGCCGTGATCCTGCGCAAGGACGGAAACGACACACCGATCCACACATATGGCGATTTCGCCGAAGATTACGTCAAAGCCCGGATCGAGCGGATTTCAGGGATCGGCGAGGCCCGCATCTATGGCGGTGCAGAGCGTGAAATGCGGGTGGAAATCGACCCGCAGTTGCTCGCCCAGTATCAACTGACCATCCCGGATGTGCTCGCCTCCCTGCGCTCAGCCAATGCGTCGATCTCGGCCGGTGCTGTCGATGAGGGCAAGCGCCGCTATGTGGTCCGCACGGAAGGCGATTTCGAGAGCATGGAGAATGTGCGCGGCGTCGTGCTGCGCTCCATCGAGGATTCAATCTCCGGACGGGTCGCCCGCGTCACCGTCTCGGACGTCGCCACTGTAAGCATGGGCCACAAGGACCCGGTTGCACGTATCCGGCAATTCGGGACACCTGCGCTCGCGGTACCGATGTACCGGGAGACCGGTGCGAACGTGATCGAAGTCATGGCTGAGGTTCGCCGGGCGATCGGCGAGCTAAACGACGGATACCTTGCCGCGCGGGATCTGAAGATGATCCAGGTCTATGACGAGACGACCTATATAGACTCGTCAATTGACCTGGTGCGCCAGAATATCTGGGTCGGCGGCATCCTGGCCGCACTGGTGCTTTACCTGTTCCTGCGCAGCGGCAATGCCACGCTGGTGATTAGTCTGGCTATCCCGGTTTCCGTCATCGGGTCGTTCGTTGCCATGGCGGCACTCGGCCGTTCCATCAATGTCATCTCGCTGGCCGGCATTGCCTTCGCTGTCGGCATGGTGGTCGACGCCGCAATCGTCGTGCTGGAAAACATTTTCCGCCTGCGGCAGCTCGGCCACGAGCCAAATGAGGCTTCCTACCGTGGCGCCCAGCAGGTTTGGGGTGCTGTGCTGGTTTCCTCGCTGACCACAGTCATGGTGTTCATCCCGATTTTGGTGATGGAACTGGAAGTCGGGCAGCTGTTCCGGGATATCGCTGTTGCCATTTCCGTCGCGGTCTGCCTGTCGCTGGTGGTTTCCGCGACGGTCGTTCCTGCCCTTGCGAGCCGCCTCCTGAAAAACGAGATCGGCGATCTGAGCGCAACCCGGCGCATTCCGGTGATCGACTCTTTTGCCCATGGCTTCCTGACCCTTGTCATGAAGCAGACCCGTGCCGTGGTGAAAAACCGCATCCTCGCCCTCACCGTCATTATCGGCATGACAGTCGGCAGCATCGTGGCTACCTGGGCCATGCTTCCCGAACTCGACTATCTGCCGGAAGGCAACCGGAATCTGGTTATCGGCTTCGTGAAGCCCCCGCCCGGCTACAATCTGGACACCATGTCCGAGATTGCCACCAAGCTTGAAAACGCGACCAAGCCGATATGGGATTTCTCGGAAACGAAGAAAGTCATGGAGGATGGCACCCCGACCATGTCGAGGTTCTTCTTCGTCGCTTTCCGGGCCAATGTCATCGTCGGTGCCGCGGCGGCCGACCCGACCCGGGCAAAAGACCTGATACCGGTGCTCCGGCGCTCGTTATTCACGGAACCCGGAACATTCGGATTCTTCCGCCAGAGTTCTCTCTTCGGACGCGGCGTAGGGGGAACCAGCTCGATCGATCTCGATATTTCCGGCGGTGAGCTGGAAGGGCTGACGGAAATCGCCCAGAAGACCTTCTTCAGGGTCGGCAAGGCTTTCCCAAGGGATGAAGGCACGCAGATACGCCCCTTGCCATCCCTGTCGCTCGGCGCACCGGAAGTGCGTGTTGTGCCTGACCGCACTCTTCTTGCGGACAATGGTGTCACCGCACGCGATCTCGGCTTTACGGTTGACGCCTATAACGATGGTATCCGGGTGGCAGAAATCACTGTGCAGGGCGAGCGTATCGACCTAACGCTGACCGGCCCCGAGAACCATATTCTTGAGACCCAAGGCATCGCCGACCTGCCGGTTGTCACGCGGGAAGGCAAGATCGTCCCCGCAGGTTCCCTCGCCAGCGTGGTGGTGACCACCGGCCCGACCGAGATCCGTCATGTCGGACGGGAGCGGACCATTACCCTTGTCGTCTCTCCTCCTTCCGGCATGCCGCTGGAAGCAGCACTTAACAAGATGCGGGACGAGGTTATCAGGCCGATGGAAGAAGCAGGCCTGCCACCGGGCGTCAGCATCCGCATGTCTGGCACGGCGGATAAACTGGCGCAAACCTGGAACGAGATGGTGCTCGACCTGGTGATGGCACTGGTCATCGTCTATCTGGTCATGGCCGTGCTGTTCGAAAGTTTCTTCTATCCTCTGGTGATCATTTTCTCGGTACCGCTGGCCACAGCCGGCGGCGTGGTCGGACTGGCTACCCTCAATCTTTTCATCCGCCAAAATCTCGACATGCTGACTCTGCTCGGCTTCGTCATCCTGATCGGGATTGTGGTGAACAATGCGATCCTGCTGGTGCATCAGACCCTGCATCATATCCGCGAGGACGGCATGGACTCCGGCGCCGCGATTGTCGAGGCGACCCGAAATCGTATCCGGCCAATCTTCATGTCGACACTGACAAGCGTCCTCGGGATGCTCCCGCTTGTGGTGTTCCCCGGCGCCGGCTCGGAACTCTATCGCGGCCTCGGCTCCGTGGTGATCGGTGGCCTTTCCCTTTCAGCCGTGCTGACGCTCGCCATCATCCCACCCTTGCTGTCGCTCTGCCTCAGCCTCGTGGAACCCGGAAAACAGACGCCGGATGAGTCCTCCAAACGCCAACCAGACGGCTCCGCCAGTCAAGCAGCCGAGTAA
- a CDS encoding pentapeptide repeat-containing protein produces MTPQEIANILDEHEKWLSRAHSGSRANLARANLAGFTLEKVNLKSAKMSGANLQKTILAGSNLSHTDLFCAVLDGADLRDADLQNADLRGASIRNVAFKGANLVGADFRGGTLMFGTDDDEGQRDGPTSNQQGADLSYSAMPNASLAGAQLAGANLSGVNLRKADLKGANLSGCVLVEADLSGADLQDANLSGALLDNTILKHANLSGANLDGCDLSGADVTGANMVRNEDSLPFEVREVLNMHYVWIREDGRLGDRAILKNADLSFIDLAAVNLSGADLHGANISGANLSNVLLVMSDLSNTNLKGTNLSGATLEGINLAHADLTDADLSHAVIAPVDLKDQKGQLTGRKWPANLSGTKLVNANLKDADLRNANLAGADLSGADLSGADLTRANLTDAIFKTEQLAGAKTDEKVGDS; encoded by the coding sequence ATGACGCCTCAGGAAATCGCGAATATCCTGGACGAGCATGAAAAATGGCTGAGTCGCGCCCATAGCGGGTCTCGGGCCAATCTGGCGCGCGCCAATCTGGCCGGCTTCACGCTCGAAAAAGTGAATCTGAAATCTGCGAAAATGTCCGGCGCCAATCTGCAAAAAACCATCCTGGCAGGCAGCAATCTCAGCCATACGGACCTGTTCTGCGCTGTTTTGGACGGCGCCGATTTGCGGGATGCTGACCTTCAGAACGCGGATCTCCGTGGTGCGTCCATCCGCAACGTTGCCTTCAAGGGCGCCAATCTTGTCGGCGCCGACTTCCGCGGCGGCACGCTGATGTTCGGCACCGATGATGACGAGGGCCAGCGGGACGGCCCTACTTCGAACCAACAAGGCGCCGATCTCAGCTATTCGGCCATGCCGAATGCCAGCCTGGCGGGCGCACAACTGGCCGGCGCGAACCTCTCCGGCGTAAACCTGCGCAAGGCAGACCTCAAAGGAGCCAATCTGTCCGGCTGCGTTCTGGTCGAGGCGGATCTTTCCGGTGCTGACTTGCAGGATGCCAATCTGTCTGGCGCCCTGCTCGACAATACAATCCTGAAACATGCCAATCTGTCGGGAGCCAATCTGGACGGTTGCGACCTGTCCGGAGCGGACGTGACCGGCGCCAATATGGTCCGTAACGAGGACTCGCTGCCTTTCGAAGTCCGCGAAGTCCTCAACATGCATTATGTCTGGATCCGGGAAGACGGACGTCTGGGTGACCGCGCGATCCTCAAGAATGCCGACCTCAGCTTCATCGACCTTGCGGCAGTCAACCTGTCCGGCGCGGACTTACACGGGGCCAATATCAGCGGCGCAAATCTCTCGAACGTGCTGCTGGTGATGTCCGATTTGTCCAACACCAATCTGAAAGGGACCAACCTTAGCGGAGCAACCCTGGAAGGGATTAATCTCGCGCATGCGGACCTGACCGATGCAGATCTTTCGCATGCCGTGATCGCGCCGGTCGATCTGAAAGATCAGAAAGGCCAGCTTACAGGGCGGAAATGGCCGGCCAACCTGTCCGGCACCAAGCTGGTGAATGCAAACCTCAAGGACGCTGATCTGAGGAACGCAAACCTCGCCGGGGCGGATCTTTCTGGTGCCGATCTCTCCGGCGCGGATCTGACACGGGCGAATTTGACGGACGCGATCTTTAAAACCGAGCAACTTGCAGGCGCTAAAACCGATGAGAAAGTCGGCGATAGCTAA
- a CDS encoding pentapeptide repeat-containing protein produces MTPDDILKAIESHERWLKRKPGGVRADLSGLEVTGFQLARVNLQSARLSGVNFSNTLLSGADLSYADLFCANLDDSDLTNAVLMRADLRGASIRGANLGGANLKEADMRGGAIINDLTGERPTFIRADASSSTMDDADINNANLSGTNLSDSSMIGANLENTLLCGANLSGVNLENANLTGADLSGANLANAKIIGANLRGANLRGALISETSFAGSDLSSAILERVNLSTANLSGAQLVTESGDRSRSLRDIVNDHELWIREQGRGGTRAQLAGANLKDVDLSDINLSGADLRDVDLSGAKMRRAQLVMTDLTGAKLNRVDLRDSDLSGTKLMSADLTDAQLNGALLYPVELKDANGNPTGRFWPSDLESALLRNADLSGAKFKGANLTGADMKGARTVGTQFTDTDLEQALTDA; encoded by the coding sequence ATGACGCCGGACGATATCCTTAAAGCCATTGAGAGCCACGAGCGCTGGCTGAAGCGAAAGCCGGGCGGCGTGCGCGCCGATCTGTCCGGCCTCGAGGTCACGGGCTTTCAACTGGCACGCGTGAACCTGCAGTCCGCGCGTCTGTCAGGCGTCAATTTCTCAAACACGCTGCTGTCCGGCGCCGACCTCAGTTATGCAGACCTGTTTTGCGCCAATCTGGATGATTCGGACCTGACGAACGCTGTCCTGATGCGTGCCGATCTGCGCGGTGCGAGCATCCGGGGCGCAAATCTCGGTGGGGCCAATCTGAAGGAAGCCGACATGCGTGGCGGCGCCATCATCAATGACCTCACAGGCGAACGGCCGACCTTTATCCGCGCCGATGCGTCCTCCTCGACCATGGATGACGCCGACATCAACAACGCCAATCTGTCCGGAACCAACCTGTCAGATTCCAGCATGATCGGCGCCAACCTGGAAAATACCCTTCTCTGCGGCGCAAACCTCAGCGGTGTAAACCTCGAAAATGCAAACCTGACAGGAGCGGATCTGTCCGGCGCCAACCTCGCGAATGCAAAGATTATCGGCGCGAATCTCAGAGGCGCGAACCTGCGCGGCGCCCTGATTTCAGAAACTAGCTTTGCCGGATCCGACCTCAGCAGCGCAATTCTTGAGCGCGTCAATCTTTCGACCGCAAATCTCAGCGGCGCCCAATTGGTGACGGAGTCAGGAGACCGCAGCCGCTCTCTCCGCGACATCGTCAACGATCATGAACTCTGGATACGCGAACAAGGACGCGGCGGCACTCGCGCGCAGCTCGCCGGAGCGAACCTGAAAGATGTCGATCTGAGCGATATCAACCTGTCCGGCGCTGACCTGCGCGACGTGGATTTGTCCGGCGCCAAGATGCGCCGCGCCCAACTGGTGATGACAGACCTCACCGGGGCCAAGCTCAACCGGGTCGATCTTCGGGATTCGGATCTCTCCGGCACGAAGCTGATGTCAGCCGACCTTACGGATGCACAGCTTAATGGCGCATTGCTTTATCCGGTGGAACTGAAGGACGCCAATGGCAATCCGACCGGACGGTTCTGGCCGTCCGACCTGGAAAGCGCCCTGCTCCGCAATGCCGATCTCTCGGGCGCCAAGTTCAAAGGCGCCAATCTTACCGGAGCAGACATGAAAGGTGCCCGGACGGTCGGCACCCAGTTTACGGACACCGACCTTGAGCAGGCACTGACGGACGCCTGA
- a CDS encoding GntG family PLP-dependent aldolase: protein MMTNEASRPAVDLYSDTVSRPTEAMRQAMAEAEVGNEQAMEDPTVNILCERVAALLGTEAAMFLPSGTMCNEIAYRVWVDRGEEIILEESAHALHFEAGGPAALAGAMVRTLKGRRGIFDAADLETVIRAPRGHHGQRQKLVNIENTANLGGGAVWPLETVAEVADCARGHGLKVHMDGARLLNAVVASGTPASSYGALCDSLWIDLSKGLGCPVGGVLAGSAEFIDRSWLFKHQFGGAMRQAGIIAAAGVYALDHHIDRLAEDHANAHYLAEGIASIPGLSVALDEIETNMVYFDVTAPDLDAAGLSERLMREHKVRIGSMGPRRMRAVTHIDVTRSGIELALTALKAVMEAA from the coding sequence ATGATGACGAACGAAGCAAGCCGCCCGGCGGTCGATCTGTACAGCGATACGGTCTCGCGTCCTACTGAGGCGATGCGGCAGGCGATGGCCGAGGCGGAAGTGGGAAACGAGCAGGCGATGGAAGACCCGACCGTAAACATTCTGTGTGAGCGCGTCGCTGCCTTGCTGGGTACGGAAGCCGCGATGTTCCTTCCGTCCGGAACCATGTGCAACGAGATAGCCTACAGGGTCTGGGTCGACCGGGGAGAGGAGATCATCCTCGAAGAGAGTGCACATGCGCTGCATTTCGAGGCGGGCGGACCCGCAGCTCTTGCGGGGGCTATGGTACGGACATTGAAAGGGCGCCGCGGTATTTTCGATGCGGCCGACCTGGAGACCGTCATTCGTGCGCCGCGTGGCCACCACGGTCAGCGCCAGAAACTGGTGAATATCGAGAATACGGCCAATCTCGGCGGAGGCGCTGTCTGGCCGCTCGAAACCGTTGCCGAAGTTGCCGATTGTGCGCGTGGGCACGGGCTCAAGGTCCATATGGATGGTGCACGGCTGCTGAACGCGGTTGTTGCGTCCGGGACGCCGGCATCCTCCTATGGCGCTCTGTGCGACTCTCTCTGGATCGATCTTTCGAAGGGCTTGGGTTGCCCGGTCGGGGGCGTGCTGGCCGGCAGTGCAGAATTCATCGATCGAAGCTGGCTCTTCAAGCACCAGTTCGGTGGAGCGATGCGGCAGGCAGGAATTATCGCCGCCGCCGGCGTCTATGCTCTCGATCACCATATCGACCGGCTGGCCGAGGATCACGCCAACGCTCATTATCTTGCCGAAGGAATTGCGTCGATCCCGGGATTGTCCGTCGCGCTCGACGAGATCGAGACCAACATGGTGTATTTCGATGTGACAGCACCGGATCTCGATGCCGCGGGGTTGTCCGAGCGCCTGATGCGGGAGCACAAGGTGCGGATCGGCTCAATGGGACCGCGCCGTATGCGCGCCGTGACCCATATCGATGTCACACGCAGCGGCATTGAGCTTGCGTTGACGGCACTCAAGGCTGTGATGGAAGCGGCCTAA
- a CDS encoding GNAT family N-acetyltransferase codes for MRVEDALREDLALVGILNEAEIPHVNSIDNSGFIWFLETADYFRVARDGDTVAGFLIGFLPGRAYDSLNYRWFRDRYASFLYVDRIVVSPAARGLGVGRKLYEDFAKFAEGRAERLTCEVNVRPPNEGSLRFHHAFGFTEVGRQETEGGTKEVSLLAMDLSGNTMQN; via the coding sequence ATGCGCGTAGAAGACGCTCTGAGAGAAGATCTGGCCCTCGTCGGTATTCTGAACGAAGCCGAGATCCCGCATGTCAACAGTATCGATAATAGCGGTTTTATCTGGTTCCTGGAGACGGCTGATTATTTTCGTGTCGCCAGGGACGGTGACACGGTTGCGGGTTTCCTCATCGGCTTCCTGCCCGGACGTGCTTATGACAGCCTCAACTATCGGTGGTTTAGGGACAGGTATGCGTCATTTCTTTATGTGGACCGGATCGTTGTCTCGCCTGCAGCACGTGGACTGGGCGTCGGGCGAAAACTCTATGAGGATTTTGCCAAATTCGCGGAGGGCCGGGCTGAGCGGCTGACCTGTGAGGTCAATGTGCGGCCGCCAAACGAGGGCTCCCTCCGCTTTCACCATGCATTTGGCTTCACAGAGGTCGGCCGTCAGGAAACGGAAGGTGGGACCAAGGAAGTCTCTCTTCTGGCGATGGACCTGAGCGGGAATACTATGCAGAATTAG
- a CDS encoding ABC transporter substrate-binding protein yields MNREFKDRSGRPLHHMVSSWATDTKKGKMDRREFLALASAFGATTATAYGLLGMAAPSTAQAAGKKGGTLKVSMSVRRVVDPRIFDWSEMGNVARQVCENLVSYTSAYTFEPALLEGWEVNETATEYVLKVRKGVTWNNGDAFDADDVVYNITRWCEKDVEGNSMAGRMATLIDPKTNKVLDGAVTKVDSHTVKLTLPKPDISIIPGMTDYPALIVHRDFDKNGADLSKAPVGTGPFELDSLEVGVSARCVRRKDGKWWGGEAYLDAIEWTDYGTDPAAEVAAFEAGDVHVNYQTTADFVEILDSLDLKKSEAITAATIVARMNVSNKPYDDVRVRQALQLAVDNSIVLQIGYGGAGSVAENHHVGPMHPEYFKLPMIKRDPEAAKKLLADAGQSDFEHELISIDDDWRKNTTDAIAAQIRDAGIKIKRTIIPSSSFWNNWTKYPFSTTNWNMRPLGVQVLALAYRSGEAWNEAGWSDPEFDKTLEEALSIADADKRRAVMEKLEKTLQDAGIIIQPYWRALYKHMAESVQGDAMHPTFEMHFEKVWLDEA; encoded by the coding sequence ATGAACAGGGAATTCAAAGACCGTTCTGGACGGCCGCTGCACCATATGGTCAGCAGCTGGGCGACCGACACGAAAAAAGGCAAGATGGACCGGCGCGAATTCCTCGCGCTTGCCAGTGCGTTCGGCGCGACAACGGCAACCGCTTACGGCCTGCTCGGCATGGCGGCACCCAGCACAGCGCAGGCCGCTGGCAAGAAGGGCGGCACGCTGAAGGTTTCCATGTCTGTTCGCCGTGTGGTTGATCCCCGGATCTTCGACTGGTCGGAGATGGGCAACGTCGCGCGGCAGGTTTGTGAGAACCTGGTAAGCTACACATCGGCTTACACTTTCGAGCCCGCGCTGCTTGAAGGTTGGGAAGTCAACGAAACCGCGACCGAATATGTCCTGAAGGTCCGCAAGGGCGTTACCTGGAACAATGGCGATGCATTCGATGCGGATGACGTCGTCTATAACATCACCCGCTGGTGCGAAAAGGACGTCGAAGGCAACTCGATGGCCGGCCGCATGGCAACGCTCATCGACCCGAAGACAAACAAGGTACTCGACGGGGCTGTGACCAAGGTCGACAGCCACACAGTCAAACTCACCCTGCCGAAGCCTGACATCAGCATTATCCCGGGCATGACTGACTATCCGGCGCTGATCGTGCATCGCGACTTCGACAAGAACGGTGCAGATCTGTCCAAGGCTCCGGTCGGCACAGGCCCGTTTGAGCTGGACTCGCTCGAAGTTGGTGTCTCTGCCCGCTGCGTGCGGCGCAAGGATGGCAAATGGTGGGGTGGCGAGGCCTATCTCGACGCCATCGAATGGACCGATTACGGCACCGATCCGGCGGCCGAGGTCGCAGCCTTCGAAGCAGGCGACGTCCACGTCAACTACCAGACCACGGCGGATTTCGTCGAAATTCTCGACAGCCTGGACCTGAAGAAGTCGGAAGCGATCACCGCGGCGACCATCGTTGCCCGCATGAACGTCTCCAACAAGCCTTATGACGACGTTCGCGTTCGTCAGGCTCTTCAGCTTGCCGTCGATAATTCCATCGTCCTGCAGATCGGGTATGGCGGAGCCGGCAGCGTGGCCGAAAACCACCATGTCGGACCGATGCATCCGGAATACTTCAAGCTGCCGATGATCAAGCGGGATCCGGAAGCAGCGAAAAAGCTTCTGGCAGATGCCGGTCAGTCCGATTTCGAGCATGAGCTGATCTCCATCGACGATGACTGGCGGAAGAACACCACCGACGCCATCGCCGCCCAGATCCGCGATGCCGGCATCAAGATCAAGCGGACGATCATTCCGTCATCCTCGTTCTGGAACAACTGGACGAAATATCCGTTCTCGACGACCAACTGGAACATGCGCCCGCTCGGCGTGCAGGTTCTGGCGCTGGCCTATCGCTCGGGCGAAGCCTGGAACGAAGCCGGCTGGTCCGATCCGGAGTTCGACAAAACACTCGAAGAAGCCCTGTCCATTGCCGACGCCGACAAGCGGCGTGCGGTGATGGAGAAGCTGGAAAAAACGCTCCAGGATGCGGGCATTATCATCCAGCCTTACTGGCGGGCGCTCTACAAGCACATGGCCGAGTCCGTTCAGGGCGATGCGATGCACCCGACCTTCGAGATGCATTTCGAAAAAGTCTGGCTCGACGAAGCCTGA